The proteins below come from a single Vampirovibrio chlorellavorus genomic window:
- a CDS encoding TadE family protein has protein sequence MIRKYQSFTTPLQGQSLVEFVLVMPIMIIILLGAFCFGLGTYQAHMTSDAIQLPLLRSMDMANLPGAVSGGQLQGYITSGGLRGSLMAGNLVDSIQVNPATGILIAKKNYIPLVDIIPGFTITVGQSVNPSLLKATATGGTARPLATPWVPGGVMQPPPWAAGAAAPAPGTATPDAAAADTTAPP, from the coding sequence ATGATTCGGAAATATCAATCGTTTACCACACCCTTGCAAGGCCAGTCGCTGGTTGAATTTGTGCTGGTGATGCCCATCATGATCATCATCCTGCTGGGCGCCTTTTGCTTTGGCTTGGGAACCTATCAGGCGCACATGACCTCGGACGCCATTCAGTTGCCCCTGCTGAGAAGCATGGATATGGCAAACCTGCCGGGGGCCGTCAGTGGCGGACAACTACAGGGCTATATTACCAGTGGGGGACTCCGTGGCAGTCTGATGGCCGGAAATCTGGTTGACAGCATTCAGGTCAACCCAGCCACCGGCATCCTGATCGCCAAGAAAAACTACATTCCGCTGGTGGACATCATCCCGGGTTTTACCATTACGGTGGGACAGTCTGTCAACCCCAGTCTTCTGAAAGCGACCGCTACCGGCGGGACTGCCCGCCCCCTGGCGACCCCTTGGGTACCGGGTGGTGTGATGCAGCCCCCACCCTGGGCTGCAGGGGCAGCGGCACCGGCACCGGGTACAGCGACCCCGGATGCAGCGGCTGCGGACACGACGGCCCCTCCCTAG
- the miaA gene encoding tRNA (adenosine(37)-N6)-dimethylallyltransferase MiaA, whose translation MSASARTLSLPRVIAILGPTATGKTALSVEIAQWLGTEIISADSQLIYRELTIGTAKPSPEERGGIPHHLIDVAEPTEAYSAANYQTEASAILKILQQAGKIPVVTGGTGFYLKALLQADFIPGVPPNADFREAMHRLAQQHGSAHLHDRLKALDPIRAAALHPNDTVRIIRALEIIEATGLPVPNAPVQKSLDVLWLGLMYQDRDLLRARIDQRIEAMMQAGWLAEVESLVRRYGPQAHALHVAHGYPELMSVALGECTLPEALERVRLNIHQYSRRQMTWFRRNPEIHWLACDTLNLDERLEWAKARISQWLTT comes from the coding sequence ATGTCAGCCTCCGCCAGAACGCTCAGCCTTCCCAGGGTCATTGCCATATTGGGCCCCACCGCCACCGGCAAAACCGCCTTGTCCGTTGAAATTGCCCAATGGCTGGGCACGGAAATCATTTCCGCGGACTCTCAACTGATTTACCGGGAGCTGACCATTGGCACCGCAAAGCCCAGCCCGGAAGAGCGAGGGGGCATTCCTCACCACCTGATTGACGTGGCCGAGCCCACCGAGGCCTATAGCGCCGCCAACTACCAGACAGAAGCCAGCGCCATACTGAAAATCCTTCAACAGGCCGGAAAGATACCTGTGGTCACCGGCGGCACCGGATTTTATCTAAAGGCACTGTTGCAAGCCGATTTTATCCCCGGCGTGCCACCCAATGCGGACTTTCGGGAGGCCATGCACCGGTTGGCCCAACAGCACGGCTCTGCCCATCTGCATGACAGGCTCAAGGCCCTGGACCCCATTCGGGCAGCAGCGTTACACCCGAACGATACCGTTCGCATTATCCGGGCCCTGGAAATTATTGAGGCCACCGGCTTGCCCGTCCCCAACGCGCCCGTTCAGAAATCGCTGGACGTGTTGTGGTTGGGATTGATGTATCAGGATCGGGATTTGCTCAGGGCTCGCATTGATCAGCGCATTGAAGCCATGATGCAGGCGGGATGGCTGGCGGAAGTGGAATCGCTGGTTCGGCGATACGGCCCACAGGCCCACGCCCTGCATGTGGCCCACGGCTACCCGGAACTGATGAGCGTGGCGCTGGGGGAATGTACTTTGCCGGAGGCGCTGGAGCGGGTGCGCCTGAATATTCACCAGTACTCCCGTCGGCAAATGACCTGGTTCCGACGAAACCCGGAGATTCACTGGCTGGCCTGCGACACGCTGAATTTAGACGAACGGCTGGAATGGGCCAAAGCCCGCATCTCCCAATGGCTCACTACCTAA
- a CDS encoding pentapeptide repeat-containing protein — protein MLQTPTPPRKYRPLRGRHPESGYFAAKVGQYGSYMKSGTTYGGNPSFMQYRLGPGSDLPQASLSNADLRWSNFRGANLSGVQLSGSILWGAILTNANLRGADLTNADFTGADIMGADLTSAKTQGTCFVGARYSPETRFPKGFGDPEKKGMLSLRESMQIS, from the coding sequence ATGTTACAAACGCCAACGCCACCCAGGAAATACCGTCCGCTGCGAGGAAGACACCCGGAATCAGGGTACTTTGCCGCCAAAGTCGGGCAATATGGGAGCTACATGAAGTCAGGGACTACCTACGGCGGTAATCCCAGTTTTATGCAGTATCGTCTGGGTCCTGGCTCCGACTTGCCTCAGGCATCCCTGTCCAACGCCGATTTGCGCTGGAGTAATTTTCGGGGCGCCAATCTGTCCGGCGTTCAACTGTCAGGCTCCATTTTGTGGGGGGCCATCCTCACCAACGCCAACCTGCGGGGCGCTGATCTGACCAACGCCGACTTTACCGGGGCGGACATCATGGGCGCGGATTTAACCAGCGCCAAGACCCAGGGCACCTGCTTTGTGGGAGCCCGCTACAGTCCGGAAACCCGATTCCCCAAAGGCTTTGGAGATCCGGAGAAAAAGGGCATGCTCAGCCTGCGGGAGTCCATGCAGATCAGCTAG
- the frr gene encoding ribosome recycling factor — MSADEIHALAEEKMKKAIASAQYEMAAIRTGRANPLILDRVTVDYYGSPTAIRQMANVSVQEGQTLVIQPYDKTALVEIEKALSKSDINLPVNNDGQVLRLNVPPLTEERRRELVKVVKKIGEEGKVAIRNIRRDATGDLEKLKKTENLPEDELKTRLDKIQKLTDKYTQQLDQQVGEKEKEVMEV; from the coding sequence ATGTCTGCTGACGAGATTCATGCCCTGGCTGAAGAGAAAATGAAAAAGGCCATTGCCTCGGCTCAGTATGAAATGGCTGCCATTCGTACTGGACGTGCCAACCCGCTGATTCTGGATCGGGTGACCGTGGATTATTACGGCTCTCCCACCGCCATTCGGCAAATGGCCAATGTGTCTGTTCAGGAAGGGCAAACGCTGGTCATTCAGCCCTACGACAAGACCGCGCTGGTGGAAATCGAGAAGGCGCTCTCCAAATCGGACATTAATTTGCCAGTGAACAACGATGGGCAGGTACTGCGCCTGAATGTTCCACCCTTGACCGAAGAACGCCGTCGGGAACTGGTGAAAGTGGTCAAAAAAATCGGCGAAGAAGGTAAAGTGGCCATTCGGAACATCCGTCGGGACGCCACCGGGGATTTGGAAAAACTGAAAAAGACCGAAAACCTGCCCGAGGACGAGTTGAAAACCCGTCTGGACAAAATTCAGAAACTGACCGATAAATACACCCAACAACTGGATCAACAGGTTGGGGAAAAAGAAAAAGAGGTCATGGAGGTATAG
- a CDS encoding phosphatidate cytidylyltransferase, which yields MTVPGQPPAVEKAPSTASAEPGVPPKKLGLSRVQMGLIIALIFFGCAFLGGWWWSALVMASIYFGQKELEALLGNIGVKPSRLIIFSAALLMVAAASVDKPQFISPILTLAIIASFFRLLFRSPRAKIGDIGGTLIVVFYMVYLPVHFILIRHVGAADSLPAWQQPGLHYLCFLLSVISASDIAAYYVGKRFGKHLLYPEISPKKTREGAIGGLLGGIFLGFLNAWLWGFDLFQTLVLSVLLVIVGQLGDLTESMMKREVGLKDSGALLASHGGFLDRADSYIFSGVVCYYYIHWIVLQQGLAPEVMHWFHQFTRGAS from the coding sequence GTGACTGTTCCCGGTCAGCCCCCTGCGGTTGAAAAAGCGCCATCCACGGCTTCTGCTGAACCCGGTGTCCCGCCCAAAAAACTGGGGCTTTCACGGGTACAAATGGGGCTGATTATTGCCCTGATTTTTTTTGGCTGCGCTTTTCTGGGGGGCTGGTGGTGGTCGGCGCTGGTAATGGCCTCCATCTACTTCGGTCAAAAGGAGCTGGAAGCGCTGCTGGGTAATATTGGCGTGAAACCGTCTCGTCTCATTATTTTTTCCGCGGCCTTGCTCATGGTGGCCGCGGCCAGTGTGGACAAGCCCCAGTTTATTTCCCCCATTCTCACTCTGGCCATCATCGCCAGCTTTTTTCGCCTGTTGTTCCGCAGCCCCCGGGCCAAGATTGGCGATATCGGCGGCACCTTGATCGTGGTTTTTTATATGGTGTATCTGCCGGTGCATTTCATCCTGATTCGGCATGTGGGTGCTGCGGATTCCCTGCCCGCCTGGCAGCAGCCGGGTTTGCACTACCTGTGCTTTTTGCTGTCAGTCATCAGCGCTTCAGACATCGCCGCCTATTATGTCGGCAAACGCTTTGGCAAGCACCTGCTGTACCCGGAAATCAGCCCCAAGAAAACCCGGGAAGGGGCCATTGGCGGCCTGTTGGGCGGTATTTTTCTGGGTTTTCTCAACGCCTGGCTGTGGGGTTTTGACCTGTTTCAGACCCTGGTTTTAAGCGTGCTGCTGGTGATTGTGGGGCAGTTGGGTGACTTGACCGAATCCATGATGAAGCGGGAAGTGGGACTGAAAGACTCCGGGGCTTTATTGGCCAGTCACGGCGGATTTCTGGATCGGGCGGATAGCTATATTTTTTCAGGGGTGGTTTGCTACTATTATATCCACTGGATTGTGCTGCAACAGGGCCTGGCCCCTGAGGTCATGCACTGGTTCCATCAATTCACCCGGGGAGCGTCCTGA
- the rnc gene encoding ribonuclease III: MSSPVSESPSTQPESILDKTRKQDLIRLLKSLNIKRSRQYELYDRALTHSSFTYENKLSNLDNNERLEYLGDAVLKLLVSEYLFERFPDHREGELTKIRAVVVSDARLAQLAESIHLGDYIIFGASEGRNGGRRKVSNLACAFEALLGALYLDGKMAEAAELIRRLLESMVTELGMSKIKDNYKAALQELTQGDGGVLPVYRTVQETGPSHNRVFWVEVTINAEVMGVGSGKSKKEAQQLAARQALEALNELEA; the protein is encoded by the coding sequence ATGTCCTCCCCTGTTTCAGAATCGCCATCCACCCAGCCAGAGTCGATACTGGACAAAACTCGCAAGCAGGACCTGATTCGGTTGCTCAAGAGCCTGAACATCAAGCGCTCCCGTCAATATGAACTCTACGATCGGGCCTTGACCCACAGCTCCTTTACCTACGAGAACAAGCTGTCCAACCTGGACAACAACGAACGACTGGAATATCTGGGCGATGCGGTCTTGAAGCTGCTGGTCAGCGAATATCTCTTTGAGCGTTTCCCGGATCATCGGGAAGGGGAGTTGACCAAAATTCGGGCCGTGGTGGTCAGCGATGCCCGGCTGGCCCAGTTGGCCGAATCTATCCATTTGGGAGACTACATTATTTTTGGAGCCAGTGAAGGCCGCAATGGAGGACGCCGCAAGGTGTCCAATCTGGCTTGCGCTTTTGAGGCCCTGTTGGGGGCCTTGTATCTGGATGGCAAAATGGCGGAAGCCGCCGAGCTGATTCGCCGTTTGCTGGAATCCATGGTCACCGAGCTGGGGATGAGCAAGATCAAGGACAATTACAAGGCGGCTCTTCAGGAGTTGACGCAGGGGGATGGGGGCGTTTTACCCGTTTACCGCACCGTGCAGGAAACCGGCCCCTCTCATAACCGGGTCTTCTGGGTGGAAGTGACCATCAACGCGGAAGTGATGGGCGTGGGGAGCGGCAAATCCAAAAAG